The Bacillus sp. (in: firmicutes) genome has a window encoding:
- the bioA gene encoding adenosylmethionine--8-amino-7-oxononanoate transaminase, whose protein sequence is MYQYIEKDLQYIWHPCSQMKDYEELPPIVIEKGDGVWLYDTLGNKYLDCISSWWANTLGHSNKRINEAIKKQVDRIEHVIFANFSNMPAIELAEKLVQITPSTLNKVFFSDNGSAAVEVALKMSFHYHSLKGETKKRRFVALSDAYHGETLGALSVCDLDEYNKIYKPLLLDTIRVEGPDCYRCPFSLERESCQAECFESMEKCIAQNHEEISAVIIEPIVQGAAGMKIYSPLYLKRLRELCDQYDIHLIVDEIAVGFGRTGEMFASNHAGISPDFMCLSKGITAGYMPMSVVLTTNDVYQCFYGEYEEQKAFLHSHTYSGNAMACAIAVESLKIFEEDHIIENNKWKGERIRTLTLEKAKSSKYVGDVRSIGMITAIELVKNKHTKESFPSEMRVGYEIYKIALSKGLLLRPLGNILYFIPPYVINAEEINFMVDTCFASIAEYFARIGLNG, encoded by the coding sequence TATGAAGAACTGCCCCCTATTGTCATTGAAAAAGGTGATGGAGTGTGGCTCTATGATACCCTAGGCAATAAATATTTAGATTGCATCTCATCATGGTGGGCGAATACGCTTGGACATAGTAATAAGCGAATTAATGAAGCAATAAAAAAACAAGTGGATCGGATTGAACATGTTATTTTTGCTAACTTCTCCAATATGCCAGCAATTGAATTAGCGGAAAAACTAGTCCAAATTACACCAAGCACACTTAATAAAGTGTTTTTCTCGGATAATGGCTCAGCAGCCGTGGAAGTCGCTTTAAAGATGAGCTTTCATTATCACAGTCTAAAAGGAGAGACAAAAAAACGAAGATTTGTAGCTTTGAGCGATGCTTATCACGGTGAAACATTGGGGGCTTTGTCTGTCTGTGATTTAGATGAGTACAATAAAATTTATAAACCACTTCTTTTAGATACAATAAGAGTAGAAGGACCGGATTGCTATCGCTGCCCATTTAGCTTAGAACGTGAAAGCTGTCAAGCGGAGTGCTTTGAAAGCATGGAGAAGTGTATCGCGCAAAATCATGAGGAAATTAGTGCGGTCATTATTGAGCCAATTGTTCAAGGAGCAGCAGGTATGAAAATTTATTCGCCACTTTATCTGAAGAGGCTACGTGAGCTTTGTGATCAATATGACATCCATTTAATTGTCGATGAAATTGCCGTCGGCTTTGGCAGAACAGGGGAAATGTTTGCTAGTAACCATGCTGGTATAAGTCCTGATTTTATGTGTCTTTCAAAAGGAATTACAGCAGGGTATATGCCGATGTCCGTTGTCCTAACAACAAATGATGTCTACCAATGCTTTTATGGTGAGTACGAAGAGCAAAAAGCATTTTTGCATAGCCACACATACTCAGGGAATGCGATGGCCTGCGCGATTGCTGTGGAAAGCCTAAAAATATTTGAAGAAGACCACATTATAGAAAATAATAAGTGGAAAGGGGAACGAATCCGCACCCTAACACTTGAAAAGGCAAAATCCTCGAAATATGTAGGTGACGTAAGAAGTATCGGGATGATTACCGCGATTGAACTTGTAAAAAATAAACATACAAAAGAAAGTTTCCCTTCCGAAATGAGAGTTGGCTATGAAATATATAAAATTGCACTTTCAAAAGGGCTTCTCTTAAGACCGCTCGGAAATATTCTTTATTTCATTCCACCCTATGTCATTAATGCGGAAGAAATTAATTTTATGGTCGATACGTGCTTTGCAAGTATCGCAGAATATTTTGCACGAATAGGTTTAAACGGATAA
- a CDS encoding spore germination protein: MAGSLIKRTLNNIFRKTKNKVGSSANSSSEENQLLTSSLQDNIQYIQNMVGNSADIVIRNIKIGQENRIDICIIYTDNLIDTLSLQQLIDSMLYKVKPNDIQGQHQSKSSLVDALKEKAVTVGGITDVTDYNTLMTNVLSGYAAILVENEAQAITVSIPSFEKRSIEEPQSATLIKGPRDGFTETLGVNTALLRRRIKSANLWLEEKEIGRVSKTKVIVAYIKGIANEDVVKEVHQRLDRINIDAILESGYIEELIQDETFTPFPTIFNTERPDAVAGKLLEGRVAILVDGTPFVMVVPSLVVEFFQASEDYYVRADIATLLRLLRFFCFFLALIAPSLYIAVLTYHQEMLPATLLIGLAAQREGVPFPAFMEALMMEIAFEILREAGVRMPRAVGQAMSIVGALVLGQAAVQAGLVSAAMVIVVSLTAIANFCFPSINLATTVRMLRFGMMSLAAAFGLIGIMFGLILLCIHLSTLRSFGVPYTTPAAPFILQDQKDVFFRIPWWGMFSRPRLISQTNIIREQNNPTPKPET; this comes from the coding sequence ATGGCGGGAAGTTTAATAAAACGAACTTTGAATAACATTTTCCGAAAAACAAAAAACAAAGTTGGAAGTTCCGCAAACTCTTCCAGCGAGGAAAACCAATTACTTACTTCATCACTACAAGATAATATTCAATATATTCAAAATATGGTTGGAAATAGCGCAGATATTGTAATCCGTAACATTAAAATTGGCCAGGAAAACAGAATCGATATTTGTATCATCTATACTGATAATTTAATTGATACATTATCCCTCCAACAATTAATCGATTCAATGCTTTATAAAGTAAAGCCAAATGATATCCAAGGCCAACACCAAAGTAAGAGTTCACTAGTTGATGCCTTAAAAGAAAAAGCAGTCACTGTTGGTGGAATTACTGACGTTACTGACTACAATACATTAATGACAAATGTTCTATCTGGTTATGCTGCCATATTGGTTGAAAATGAAGCACAGGCAATAACTGTTAGCATTCCGAGTTTTGAAAAGCGCAGCATTGAAGAGCCGCAATCTGCTACCTTAATTAAAGGCCCAAGAGATGGATTTACAGAAACTTTAGGAGTCAATACAGCTTTATTAAGAAGAAGAATTAAAAGCGCTAACCTTTGGTTGGAAGAGAAGGAAATTGGTAGAGTTTCAAAAACAAAAGTGATTGTGGCCTATATTAAAGGAATCGCCAATGAAGATGTTGTAAAAGAGGTTCATCAACGATTAGACCGTATTAACATTGATGCTATTTTAGAGAGTGGCTATATTGAAGAGCTTATTCAAGACGAAACCTTTACGCCCTTTCCAACTATTTTCAATACTGAACGTCCAGATGCAGTTGCTGGAAAACTGCTAGAAGGGCGGGTAGCGATACTTGTGGATGGGACGCCATTTGTAATGGTTGTCCCAAGTTTAGTTGTTGAGTTTTTCCAAGCAAGTGAAGATTATTATGTGCGTGCAGATATAGCGACATTACTGCGATTATTACGTTTTTTTTGCTTTTTCCTAGCATTAATTGCGCCTTCCCTTTATATTGCTGTTTTGACTTACCACCAGGAAATGCTTCCGGCTACTTTATTGATTGGCTTGGCGGCACAACGGGAAGGGGTACCTTTTCCGGCTTTCATGGAAGCATTGATGATGGAAATCGCCTTTGAAATATTGCGCGAAGCAGGCGTAAGGATGCCGCGGGCGGTAGGACAAGCGATGAGCATCGTTGGAGCATTAGTATTAGGGCAAGCTGCTGTACAAGCAGGACTTGTTTCAGCGGCAATGGTCATTGTCGTTTCTTTAACAGCGATTGCCAACTTTTGTTTTCCATCTATCAATTTAGCAACGACCGTTCGAATGTTGCGGTTTGGAATGATGTCACTTGCTGCTGCTTTTGGTTTAATCGGGATTATGTTTGGCCTTATTTTACTATGTATTCATCTAAGTACACTACGGTCTTTCGGCGTCCCTTATACGACCCCGGCAGCACCGTTTATTTTACAAGATCAGAAGGATGTATTTTTTCGCATCCCATGGTGGGGCATGTTTTCAAGGCCGCGTTTAATTAGTCAAACGAATATTATTAGAGAACAGAATAACCCAACACCTAAACCAGAAACTTGA
- a CDS encoding endospore germination permease has translation MLEKGRISPLELSVLVILFTIGTTILATPSVMTAKAHQDAWLSSLISVILCGLLAFFYVICGKAMKRETYTQYLERVYGKIIGKMLSFSYVYFGFIGACSLLYQFSNFVTTHMLVDTPLEVLNVMLALLVILVVRGGLEVLAKTGELLIPWFMFMFFALVILLIPQIEIDRLSPLYVASFRDHMSAILNFLAFAGFPLVIFLMFYPGNINRPDKTKWNFIIASLFGCVVAAILVLLCILVLGAPATTRQMFPGYVLAKTVSVFDIVERIEAVMASMWVLSIFFKTAVYFYGSVIGLADIVAVKDYRFLILPFGLLTIVFSTFIYPNVTYMTYWDSKYWVPYSMIMGFFIPLLTLCIDKIKSGFTSSKQSKGKGGQKNC, from the coding sequence TTGTTAGAAAAAGGAAGGATTAGCCCTCTAGAGTTAAGCGTTTTAGTTATACTTTTTACAATTGGGACAACCATTCTAGCCACTCCATCTGTGATGACAGCTAAAGCTCATCAAGATGCATGGCTATCCTCCCTTATAAGTGTGATTTTATGTGGGCTTTTAGCTTTTTTTTATGTTATTTGTGGCAAAGCAATGAAAAGAGAGACATATACCCAATACCTAGAAAGAGTTTACGGAAAAATAATCGGAAAAATGCTTAGCTTCTCCTATGTTTATTTTGGCTTTATAGGTGCATGTAGCCTCCTTTATCAATTTAGTAACTTTGTCACTACTCATATGCTAGTTGATACCCCTTTAGAAGTACTCAATGTTATGCTTGCCTTACTCGTGATTTTAGTTGTGCGGGGAGGGCTTGAAGTATTGGCAAAAACAGGGGAGCTTCTGATTCCATGGTTTATGTTTATGTTCTTTGCTTTAGTTATTTTGTTAATTCCTCAAATCGAAATCGATAGATTAAGTCCTTTATATGTAGCGAGTTTTCGTGATCATATGTCGGCAATATTAAATTTTTTAGCATTTGCTGGTTTCCCTTTAGTAATATTTCTTATGTTTTATCCTGGCAACATCAATCGACCTGACAAAACGAAGTGGAATTTTATCATTGCTTCTTTATTTGGTTGTGTAGTAGCTGCGATTTTAGTCCTTTTGTGCATTTTAGTGCTAGGCGCACCAGCTACAACTCGGCAAATGTTTCCAGGCTACGTTCTTGCTAAAACGGTCAGTGTTTTTGATATTGTTGAAAGAATTGAAGCGGTTATGGCTAGTATGTGGGTTCTCTCAATCTTTTTTAAAACAGCCGTTTATTTCTACGGTTCTGTGATTGGATTAGCGGACATAGTAGCAGTTAAAGATTATCGTTTTCTTATATTGCCTTTTGGCCTCCTTACGATTGTTTTTTCAACTTTTATATATCCAAATGTTACCTATATGACTTATTGGGATAGCAAATATTGGGTCCCTTATTCAATGATTATGGGATTTTTCATACCACTATTAACTTTATGTATTGATAAAATAAAAAGCGGCTTTACTAGCAGTAAGCAAAGTAAAGGGAAGGGTGGACAAAAAAACTGTTAA
- a CDS encoding Ger(x)C family spore germination protein encodes MKKERMMMIMVFFLLFTLTGCWSRHELSDLAIAVALGIDKNEKEEFVVSVQIVNPGETATSQTAGGYDTPITTYTRKGETLFEALRKLSTEVPRLLYLSQLRIIVIGEEVAKEGIYDALDFLSRYHELRTDFYIIVAKERTAEDTIKILTAIEKIPANKLFFSLEKSAEVWAATEKITLTELMDDIISEGTQPTLTGVTIKGDQKGGSTIKNLESISPLATYNYQGIAAFHKNKLVGWLNKEESKGFKYIKDNVKSTVNVINMNGGKVGVELVRTKTEIIPHINNGTIMIEVKVSGEGNVGDVNTKLDLMDSSVIGEIESKVNKDIEKKIMATVERAQKDFQSDILGFGERIHKTNPKVWEKVKKQWIDMFPTIPVNVDVHIKIRRIGTITNPFHNDLKKE; translated from the coding sequence ATGAAAAAAGAACGAATGATGATGATAATGGTCTTTTTCCTGCTCTTTACTTTAACAGGTTGCTGGAGTAGGCATGAACTTTCCGATTTGGCCATTGCTGTAGCGCTAGGGATTGATAAAAATGAAAAGGAAGAATTTGTGGTTTCAGTGCAAATTGTAAATCCTGGAGAAACCGCTACTTCACAAACAGCAGGCGGCTACGATACACCGATTACAACTTATACGAGAAAAGGGGAAACATTATTTGAAGCGCTTCGAAAATTATCTACAGAGGTACCTAGATTACTGTATCTCTCACAACTACGGATCATTGTAATTGGTGAAGAGGTAGCGAAAGAGGGGATTTACGATGCTCTCGACTTTTTATCTAGATACCATGAACTACGAACGGATTTCTATATTATAGTGGCAAAAGAACGAACAGCCGAAGATACAATTAAAATTCTAACGGCTATTGAGAAAATTCCAGCCAATAAATTATTTTTCAGTCTTGAAAAATCTGCTGAAGTGTGGGCAGCCACTGAAAAGATAACACTAACGGAATTAATGGATGACATTATAAGTGAAGGGACTCAGCCCACTTTAACTGGCGTTACAATTAAAGGAGACCAAAAGGGTGGGAGCACAATAAAAAATTTGGAGTCTATTTCCCCACTTGCCACTTATAATTATCAAGGCATCGCTGCATTTCATAAAAATAAATTGGTTGGATGGCTAAACAAAGAGGAAAGCAAAGGCTTTAAATATATTAAAGATAATGTGAAAAGCACCGTTAATGTTATAAATATGAATGGTGGCAAAGTCGGCGTTGAATTAGTTCGCACTAAAACAGAGATTATTCCTCATATTAACAATGGTACCATTATGATTGAAGTAAAGGTAAGCGGGGAGGGCAATGTCGGAGATGTTAATACGAAACTAGATCTTATGGATTCAAGTGTAATCGGTGAAATTGAATCCAAAGTAAATAAAGATATAGAAAAGAAAATCATGGCTACCGTTGAAAGAGCGCAGAAAGATTTTCAAAGTGATATTTTGGGGTTTGGAGAACGGATCCACAAAACGAATCCGAAAGTATGGGAAAAAGTCAAAAAACAATGGATTGATATGTTCCCTACTATTCCTGTCAATGTTGACGTTCATATAAAAATCCGCCGTATCGGGACGATTACGAATCCATTTCATAATGATTTAAAAAAGGAGTAA